One genomic segment of Thermodesulfobacteriota bacterium includes these proteins:
- a CDS encoding isoprenylcysteine carboxylmethyltransferase family protein: MTEIAKIILAWAAFGAFHSLTMTEGYERLARRAMGERAFAAYHRLLFTAYSAAATAAVLLYLRSLPDAPLYRIDGWPRLLFHAAQLSGAALLLATPWDLLEFVGVRQLLRTLRGAGPGNEGQARLFTGKAYAVVRHPIYLGCSVLLAFHPVQTRNSLASAAAIVAYFYIGTFFEERRMERMFGEDYREYKKRVPRFLPLPRPGWSQGDRGGHTSL, translated from the coding sequence CCGCGTTCGGCGCGTTCCACAGCCTGACCATGACCGAGGGATATGAGCGGCTCGCACGGCGGGCGATGGGGGAGCGCGCTTTCGCCGCGTACCATCGCCTCCTCTTCACCGCCTACTCCGCCGCGGCCACCGCTGCGGTGCTCCTCTACCTCCGTTCCCTCCCCGACGCGCCGCTGTACCGGATCGACGGATGGCCCCGGCTCCTTTTCCACGCCGCCCAGCTTTCGGGCGCGGCGCTGCTGCTCGCGACCCCCTGGGACCTGCTGGAGTTCGTCGGCGTGCGGCAGCTGCTCCGGACCCTCCGCGGCGCCGGGCCGGGGAACGAGGGGCAAGCGCGCCTTTTCACCGGGAAGGCATACGCCGTCGTCCGCCACCCGATCTACCTCGGGTGTTCCGTCCTTCTCGCATTTCACCCCGTGCAGACGCGGAACTCCCTCGCCTCGGCCGCCGCGATCGTCGCCTACTTCTACATCGGCACCTTTTTCGAGGAGCGGCGGATGGAGCGGATGTTCGGTGAGGATTACCGGGAATACAAGAAGCGCGTCCCACGATTTCTCCCTCTGCCGCGTCCGGGTTGGAGCCAGGGCGACAGAGGGGGACATACTTCGCTTTAA